One Oenanthe melanoleuca isolate GR-GAL-2019-014 chromosome 3, OMel1.0, whole genome shotgun sequence DNA segment encodes these proteins:
- the TTC32 gene encoding tetratricopeptide repeat protein 32, protein MAMAGEAAALLAAARAELRARRLSAAEELLSRCIAGGAAGELATALNDRGQVRYLRVEFAAALQDFTAAIECQPGFEVPYYNRGLVRYRLGDFDEAMEDFRKVLELNPQFEDAALSLKQAILDKEEKQKRGY, encoded by the exons ATGGCGATGgcgggggaggcggcggcgctgctggcggcggcgcgggcggaGCTGCGGGCGCGGCGGCTCTCGGCGGCCGAGGAGCTGCTCAGCCGCTGCATCGCCGGCGGCGCCGCGGG CGAGCTCGCCACGGCGCTCAACGACCGCGGGCAGGTGCGCTACCTGCGCGTGGAGTTCGCCGCCGCCCTGCAGGACTTCACGGCCGCCATCGAGTGCCAGCCCGGCTTCGAGGTGCCGTACTACAACCGCGGGCTGGTGCGCTACCGGCTGG GAGACTTTGATGAGGCCATGGAAGATTTCAGGAAAGTATTAGAGTTAAACCCCCAGTTTGAAGATGCTGCATTGAGTCTAAAACAGGCTATTCttgataaagaagaaaaacagaagcgAGGTTATTGA